The following are encoded together in the Drosophila biarmipes strain raj3 chromosome 3L, RU_DBia_V1.1, whole genome shotgun sequence genome:
- the LOC108034721 gene encoding uncharacterized protein LOC108034721, whose product MSVEDAISSIPDEVIDYLVQQRRRERDLTVEKQVLKERIRKVQDMLKLLEGRDSALPCTISGGNVYQQCTVQQVKDSLAANLSHSMALFVKAHRKLLRLQQDLNQDYETVCDNVSRIAATN is encoded by the coding sequence ATGTCCGTGGAAGATGCCATCTCAAGCATTCCCGATGAGGTCATAGATTACCTGGTGCAGCAGAGGCGGCGTGAGCGGGACTTGACCGTCGAGAAGCAGGTTCTCAAGGAGCGCATCAGAAAGGTTCAGGACATGCTAAAACTACTGGAAGGTCGCGACAGTGCACTTCCTTGTACCATTTCGGGGGGCAATGTCTaccagcagtgcaccgtgcaaCAGGTGAAGGACAGTCTGGCTGCCAATCTGTCCCACTCCATGGCTCTCTTCGTCAAAGCCCATCGGAAGCTTCTTAGATTGCAGCAGGATCTGAACCAGGATTACGAGACGGTCTGCGACAACGTTAGCAGGATTGCAGCTACCAATTAA